One region of Camelina sativa cultivar DH55 chromosome 6, Cs, whole genome shotgun sequence genomic DNA includes:
- the LOC104792239 gene encoding transcription factor bHLH53-like, which yields MSMDCLSYFFNYDPPVQLQDCFLPDMDMIIPESDSFFLESQPQLQFHHPLLQEEAPSQTYFDPFCDQFLSPQEISLPNPKTKIFSETHDLDSFLPAPKRQKLVNSSYHCNTHNHFQSHNPSFFDPFGDLEFVPEASSFPEFRVPDFSLEFKVGRGAQDDTKKPTLSSQSIAARERRRRIADKTHELGKLIPGGQKLNTAEMFQSAAKYVKFLQSQVGILQLMQTTKKGSSNVQSETQVLLESQAIQEKLSTEEVCLVPCEMVQDLTAQETILRNPKIYREINKLLSRDLTK from the exons ATGTCCATGGATTGCTTAAGCTACTTCTTTAACTACGATCCACCTGTCCAGCTCCAGGATTGCTTTCTTCCCGATATGGATATGATTATCCCTGAATCTGACAGTTTCTTCCTCGAATCTCAACCGCAACTCCAGTTCCATCACCCATTGCTCCAAGAAGAAGCTCCTTCACAGACCTACTTTGACCCTTTCTGCGACCAGTTTCTTTCTCCCCAAGAAATCTCTCTCCCTAAccctaaaaccaaaatcttCAGCGAAACACACGACCTTGATTCCTTCCTCCCTGCGCCAAAGCGCCAGAAACTTGTTAACTCGAGCTACCATTGTAACACTCACAATCATTTCCAGAGCCATAACCCGAGTTTCTTCGACCCTTTCGGCGACCTTGAATTCGTTCCAGAAGCTTCTTCCTTCCCGGAGTTTAGAGTTCCAGATTTTTCGTTAGAGTTCAAAGTAGGCCGAGGAGCTCAAGACGACACCAAGAAACCGACGCTTTCATCTCAGAGCATCGCGGctagagagaggagaagaagaattgcTGACAAGACTCACGAGCTCGGAAAACTCATACCTGGTGGCCAGAAACTTAATACGGCCGAGATGTTCCAGTCCGCCGCTAAGTATGTCAAGTTCTTGCAGAGTCAAGTTGGGATTCTACAACTGATGCAGACCACAAAGAAG GGTAGCTCCAATGTGCAATCGGAAACTCAGGTTTTGCTTGAATCGCAAGCAATCCAGGAGAAGCTATCAACAGAGGAAGTGTGTTTGGTTCCGTGTGAAATGGTTCAAGATCTAACAGCTCAAGAAACCATTCTGAGAAACCCTAAGATTTATCGAGAGATCAACAAGCTACTGTCTAGAGATCTGACTAAGTAG